In one Nocardioides sp. NBC_00368 genomic region, the following are encoded:
- a CDS encoding AraC family transcriptional regulator has product MSSLDLLLDGPRAQRAFLLKAVFAGEWSITAEDEAPLTVIAIARGEAVFTGGEGPQEVGAGDVIVCRGPASYVIADSADRPADIRILPGQVCIDPSGALLDEELALGVRTWGNSRSPDSTVMLIGTYERETSVGSLLLSRLPTSVVLRGFDTAVVDLLSTELARDEAGQTALLDRLLDVLVVKAVREVLSASPALPADDAVAAVLRAMEEHPELPWTVAGLGEQVGLSRAALARRFTEQVGEPPLAYLTRWRLALAADLLLGTDLTLSAIAARVGYTSPFALSAAFKRLHGTSPTSFRTRHAA; this is encoded by the coding sequence ATGTCGTCACTGGATCTCCTGCTGGACGGCCCACGAGCCCAGCGCGCCTTCCTGTTGAAGGCCGTGTTCGCCGGGGAGTGGTCGATCACGGCCGAGGACGAGGCGCCGCTCACGGTCATCGCGATCGCGCGCGGCGAGGCGGTCTTCACCGGTGGCGAGGGGCCGCAGGAGGTGGGCGCCGGTGACGTGATCGTGTGCCGCGGGCCGGCGAGCTACGTCATCGCCGACTCGGCCGACCGCCCCGCCGACATCCGGATCCTTCCCGGCCAGGTCTGCATCGACCCGAGCGGGGCCCTGCTGGACGAGGAGCTGGCGCTGGGCGTACGCACCTGGGGGAACAGCCGTTCGCCGGACTCGACCGTGATGCTCATCGGGACCTACGAGCGCGAGACATCGGTCGGCTCGCTGCTGCTCTCCCGGCTGCCGACGAGTGTGGTGCTGCGCGGCTTCGACACCGCTGTCGTGGACCTGCTGTCGACGGAGCTGGCGCGGGACGAGGCCGGCCAGACGGCCCTGCTCGACCGGCTGCTGGACGTACTCGTGGTCAAGGCGGTGCGTGAGGTGCTCTCCGCATCCCCGGCACTTCCCGCCGACGACGCGGTGGCCGCGGTGCTGCGTGCGATGGAAGAGCATCCTGAGCTGCCCTGGACGGTGGCCGGCCTCGGCGAACAGGTCGGCCTCTCCCGCGCCGCCCTGGCCCGGCGCTTCACCGAGCAGGTCGGTGAGCCACCGCTGGCCTACCTGACCCGGTGGCGGCTCGCTCTGGCCGCCGACCTGCTGCTCGGCACCGACCTGACCCTGTCGGCGATCGCCGCCCGCGTCGGCTACACCAGTCCGTTCGCGCTCAGCGCTGCCTTCAAGCGCCTGCACGGCACCTCGCCGACCTCGTTCCGGACCCGCCACGCGGCCTGA
- a CDS encoding anthrone oxygenase family protein, with translation MSEVVLTSARLLNGVTAGIYIAFLVAFMPALHGQPDEVYARVMNRLNVVIVNPVFLAFFLGAPLLALILLGWHRTPLSVSAACLAVAAVVITFAANLPLNDALANGGTVSSFERPWLIFHTLRTLTATGAFVLLSLPSVART, from the coding sequence ATGAGCGAGGTCGTACTCACCAGCGCGCGGCTGCTCAACGGTGTCACCGCCGGGATCTACATCGCCTTCCTGGTCGCGTTCATGCCCGCGCTGCACGGCCAGCCCGACGAGGTCTACGCACGGGTCATGAACCGGCTCAACGTGGTCATCGTCAATCCGGTGTTCCTGGCCTTCTTCCTCGGCGCCCCGCTCCTGGCGCTGATCCTCCTCGGCTGGCACCGGACCCCACTTTCCGTCAGCGCCGCCTGCCTGGCCGTCGCCGCCGTCGTCATCACCTTCGCGGCGAACCTGCCGCTGAACGACGCCCTGGCGAACGGCGGCACCGTGTCCTCGTTCGAGCGGCCCTGGCTGATCTTCCACACCCTGCGAACCCTCACCGCCACCGGCGCCTTCGTCCTGCTCAGCCTGCCGTCGGTCGCCCGGACCTAG
- a CDS encoding TerC family protein: protein MGAPTWVWLVTVVAIVGLLGFDYIFHVRKAHTPTLKEAAGWSSVYVAIALLFGIGVLVFGGGAMGGEYFAGYITEKALSVDNLFVFLIIMTSFRVPREDQQKVLLFGITFSLIARTGFIFVGAALINTFAWVFYLFGLILLMTAGNMLKPDDDSHGENVVVRLARRLFHVSEHYDGDKLFTVENGKRILTPMLLVMVAIGGTDILFALDSIPAIFGLTQNVYLVFTATAFSLLGLRQLYFLLDGLLDRLIFLSYGLAAILAFIGVKLILHALHENNIPFINDGDPVHVAEISTGLSLSVILGVLVVTVVASLFSKRGRAKNAIANARRHAAAYLDSEYTADPAERERIHNALLAERDIIVALGPKYLQIARDETPLMELLERALASHSAAVERGEATPAGPPKILREE, encoded by the coding sequence ATGGGCGCACCGACATGGGTGTGGCTGGTCACCGTCGTCGCGATCGTCGGTCTGCTCGGATTCGACTACATCTTCCACGTACGCAAGGCCCACACTCCGACGCTCAAGGAGGCGGCCGGGTGGTCGTCGGTCTACGTCGCGATCGCGCTGCTGTTCGGCATCGGTGTGCTGGTCTTCGGCGGCGGCGCGATGGGCGGAGAGTACTTCGCCGGCTACATCACCGAGAAGGCGCTCTCGGTCGACAACCTGTTCGTCTTCCTGATCATCATGACCAGCTTCCGGGTCCCCCGCGAGGACCAGCAGAAGGTGCTGCTCTTCGGGATCACGTTCTCGCTGATCGCGCGCACCGGGTTCATCTTCGTGGGCGCCGCGCTGATCAACACCTTCGCGTGGGTGTTCTACCTGTTCGGGCTGATCCTGCTGATGACGGCCGGCAACATGCTGAAGCCCGACGACGATTCCCACGGGGAGAACGTCGTCGTCCGGCTGGCCCGGCGGCTGTTCCACGTCAGTGAGCACTACGACGGCGACAAGCTCTTCACGGTGGAGAACGGCAAGCGCATCCTGACGCCGATGCTGCTCGTGATGGTGGCCATCGGAGGCACCGACATCCTGTTCGCCCTCGACTCGATCCCGGCGATCTTCGGCCTCACCCAGAACGTCTATCTGGTCTTCACCGCGACCGCGTTCTCTCTCCTGGGCCTGCGCCAGCTCTACTTCCTGCTCGACGGCCTCCTCGACCGGCTCATCTTCCTGTCCTACGGCTTGGCCGCGATCCTCGCCTTCATCGGCGTGAAGCTGATCCTGCACGCGCTCCACGAGAACAACATCCCGTTCATCAACGACGGCGATCCCGTGCACGTGGCCGAGATCAGTACCGGCCTCTCCCTGAGCGTCATCCTCGGCGTACTCGTCGTCACCGTCGTGGCCTCCCTCTTCAGCAAGCGTGGCCGCGCGAAGAACGCCATCGCCAACGCCCGCCGCCACGCCGCCGCCTACCTCGACTCGGAGTACACCGCCGACCCAGCCGAGCGCGAGCGCATCCACAACGCTCTGCTCGCCGAGCGCGACATCATCGTCGCCCTCGGCCCGAAGTACCTGCAGATCGCCCGCGACGAGACTCCGCTCATGGAGCTTCTCGAACGCGCCCTCGCCAGTCATTCCGCCGCCGTGGAGCGCGGCGAGGCCACCCCTGCGGGACCGCCGAAGATCCTCCGCGAGGAGTAG
- a CDS encoding NAD(P)H-binding protein: MTTLITGATGKTGQRVLRRLQALDHDVRGVTRHSTPRFDWHDRTTWTEAVAGCESAYLAFQPDLGLPGADEIIGAFAAEAVAAGCRRLVLLSGRGEEGAERAEKALIASGAEWTVLRSAFFLQNFTEGAFVDELAAGSLTMVEHTVAEPFIDVDDIAAVAVATLLDPGYAGRVLELTGPELLTFEEAARAVGGPTVAYRPVPTEDYIATLTAAGLPAADAAGLAYLFEEVLDGRNAYVTGDVEAVLGRAARSIDGLGRGEQ, from the coding sequence ATGACAACTCTCATCACCGGCGCGACCGGCAAGACCGGCCAGCGCGTCCTCCGCCGCCTTCAAGCCCTCGACCACGACGTACGCGGCGTCACCCGGCACTCCACCCCGCGGTTCGACTGGCACGACCGGACCACCTGGACCGAGGCCGTCGCCGGCTGCGAGTCGGCCTACCTGGCCTTCCAGCCCGACCTCGGACTGCCGGGCGCGGACGAGATCATCGGCGCGTTCGCCGCCGAAGCGGTCGCCGCGGGCTGCCGGCGGCTCGTGCTGCTCTCCGGTCGCGGAGAGGAGGGTGCCGAACGAGCAGAGAAGGCCCTGATCGCCTCGGGCGCCGAGTGGACGGTCCTGCGCTCGGCCTTCTTCCTGCAGAACTTCACCGAGGGTGCGTTCGTGGACGAGCTGGCCGCCGGGTCGCTCACCATGGTCGAGCACACCGTCGCCGAGCCGTTCATCGACGTCGACGACATCGCCGCGGTCGCCGTCGCGACCCTCCTCGACCCCGGATATGCCGGCCGGGTCCTGGAGCTCACCGGGCCGGAGCTGCTCACCTTCGAGGAGGCTGCGCGCGCCGTCGGCGGGCCGACCGTCGCCTATCGCCCCGTGCCGACCGAGGACTACATCGCGACGCTGACCGCGGCCGGGCTTCCGGCCGCGGACGCGGCTGGGCTGGCGTACCTCTTCGAGGAGGTTCTCGACGGGCGCAACGCCTACGTGACCGGCGACGTCGAGGCGGTCCTGGGCCGTGCGGCCCGCAGCATCGATGGTCTCGGCAGAGGTGAGCAGTGA